Proteins from one Mercurialis annua linkage group LG7, ddMerAnnu1.2, whole genome shotgun sequence genomic window:
- the LOC126656738 gene encoding LOW QUALITY PROTEIN: putative ETHYLENE INSENSITIVE 3-like 4 protein (The sequence of the model RefSeq protein was modified relative to this genomic sequence to represent the inferred CDS: deleted 1 base in 1 codon), with protein sequence MVEIHEVESSMAFLEEEDELDEEISYDDLKKRMWKDRMRMQKFKEKRGEEEKEESVAAKQEASRRKKMSRAHDSILKYMVKIMEVCKAQGFVYGIVPEKGKPVTGSSNSLRKWWKDKVRFDLNAPLAVEEALPVVLAQAELPDPGSCMNLLHDLQDSTLGSILSALMQRCVPPQRRFPLERGLAPPWWPTGNENWWGEQGSSQKHGAPPYKKPHDLKKAWKISLLAAVIKHMSPNFDRMRRLVMQSKCLQAKMTAKESATWSKVVNQEEVLMNLTKKCLRINDGPYDTDKKIDGSSESDKRKCVFGREASFGRMYSCQNLQCPQSRKDSRFGDKNARSDHELMCAYRVDKSGNSSANVFPWYDEDLTSTDNTVDNEVDVLSVTDWANTVLENANFSCKLSTAMEIGAQDYPSDDWGNWSAGSSNLEVNQNLIRENLNDHVTATSIWDLGYGWTGFGQPETN encoded by the exons ATGGTGGAAATTCATGAAGTGGAGTCATCAATGGCTTTtctagaagaagaagatgaattaGATGAAGAAATAAGCTATGACGATCTCAAGAAGCGCATGTGGAAAGACCGCATGCGCATGCAAAAGTTTAAAGAGAAGCGCGgcgaagaagaaaaagaagaatcaGTAGCAGCAAAGCAAGAGGCGTCTCGTCGAAAAAAGATGTCGAGAGCTCACGATTCGATTCTTAAGTACATGGTGAAAATAATGGAGGTTTGCAAAGCTCAAGGGTTTGTTTACGGAATTGTTCCGGAGAAAGGTAAGCCTGTTACGGGATCATCAAATAGTCTACGTAAATGGTGGAAAGATAAAGTTCGATTCGATTTAAACGCACCATTAGCCGTCGAAGAAGCCTTGCCCGTAGTTTTAGCTCAAGCTGAATTACCAGACCCAGGTTCTTGCATGAATTTGCTTCATGATTTGCAAGATTCTACATTAGGGTCTATTCTTTCTGCCCTGATGCAACGTTGTGTTCCTCCACAAAGACGGTTTCCGCTAGAACGAGGGTTAGCTCCGCCGTGGTGGCCAACGGGGAACGAGAATTGGTGGGGCGAACAAGGATCATCGCAAAAACACGGTGCCCCACCATATAAGAAACCTCATGATCTTAAAAAGGCATGGAAAATTAGTCTTTTGGCTGCAGTAATCAAGCATATGTCGCCTAATTTTGATCGAATGAGACGCCTTGTGATGCAATCAAAGTGTTTGCAAGCGAAAATGACGGCTAAAGAAAGCGCAACGTGGTCTAAAGTTGTTAATCAAGAAGAAGTTCTTATGAATCTTACGAAAAAATGCCTCCGAATCAACGACGGTCCTTACGACACCGATAAAAAAATCGAC GGTAGTAGCGAGAGCGACAAAAGAAAGTGTGTTTTTGGTCGAGAGGCCTCGTTTGGTAGAATGTATTCGTGCCAAAACTTGCAGTGTCCGCAGAGTCGGAAAGATTCGAGATTCGGAGACAAGAACGCGAGGTCTGATCATGAACTCATGTGCGCTTATCGCGTCGACAAAAGCGGTAATTCATCCGCAAATGTTTTTCCTTGGTACGATGAAGACTTGACGAGTACTGATAATACGGTTGATAATGAAGTGGATGTGTTAAGCGTAACTGATTGGGCTAATACAGTGCTTGAAAATGCTAATTTTAGCTGCAAACTAAGTACTGCTATGGAAATTGGAGCGCAGGATTATCCAAGTGATGACTGGGGAAATTGGAGCGCAGGATCATCCAATTTGgaggttaatcaaaatttaatacgAGAGAATCTAAATGATCATGTAACAGCAACTTCAATATGGGATTTGGGATATGGGTGGACCGGATTTGGCCAACCAGAAACAAACTAA
- the LOC126654886 gene encoding type I inositol polyphosphate 5-phosphatase 5 isoform X1 codes for MLTINTEITIKSDHSPTNTTPDNSVKGEKKKKSIIPKIFSSMRNGKERGSSDELESDGDDIFFDFDRKITEKNQAFIDLYPNPMKKNGIKDRVTSPAIEGLNLCNFEQSMAPETEIKEFRIFVGTWNVGGKTPNSGLNLEDFLQVEGCADIYVCGFQEIVPLSAGNVLVIEDNEPAAKWLALINHALNKPRLDPDSPPNSRLLINHDNIKDTKPHKLFNRNSLKVLSKSLKVDSSLIKVCNCPVESPPRERHRLRKLNDCINKLDPSSSPEDDRSIRYSAEMPILPCAPTQMSYSLITSKKMVGIFVSVWVRRELVPHVGHLRISSVGRGIMGCLGNKGCISVSLTLHKTSLCFVCCHLASGEKEGDELRRNADVAEIIRSTQFPKICKSITNPRAPERIIDHDRVIWLGDLNYRVALSYEETRVLLEDNEWDKLLEKDQLNIEREAGRVFNGFTEGRILFAPTYKYSNNSDSYAGETVKSRKKRRTPAWCDRILWKGKGIEQLSYIRSESRFSDHRPVCAVFAVEVEAKNRNYNRFRKGYSCASQKMDYDDCIPQRHSFYGV; via the exons ATGCTCACAATCAACACAGAAATAACGATCAAATCTGATCATAGTCCTACAAATACTACTCCTGATAATTCTGTCAAAggtgagaagaaaaaaaag TCTATTATTCCAAAGATTTTCAGTTCTATGCGAAATGGAAAGGAAAGGGGATCAAGTGATGAATTAGAGTCAGATGGTGATGATATATTTTTTG ATTTTGACAGGAAGATAACAGAAAAGAATCAAGCTTTTATAGATTTATATCCTAATCCTATGAAGAAAAATGGTATTAAAG ACAGAGTGACAAGTCCAGCAATTGAAGGGCTGAATTTATGTAACTTTGAGCAGTCTATGGCACCAGAAACAGAAATCAAAGAATTTAGGATATTTGTAGGAACATGGAATGTAGGAGGAAAGACTCCCAATTCTGGCCTCAATCTTGAAGATTTCTTGCAGGTTGAAGGCTGTGCAGATATTTATGTTTGCGG GTTTCAGGAAATCGTACCACTCAGTGCTGGAAATGTACTTGTGATTGAAGACAACGAACCAGCAGCAAAATGGCTAGCTCTGATAAACCATGCACTCAACAAGCCGCGGCTCGACCCCGATTCGCCACCCAATTCAAGACTCCTAATAAACCACGACAACATCAAAGACACAAAGCCACATAAACTCTTCAACAGAAATTCTCTGAAAGTCCTAAGCAAAAGCTTGAAAGTAGACAGCAGCCTTATAAAGGTATGCAATTGTCCTGTCGAATCGCCGCCTCGAGAGAGACACAGATTACGGAAGCTGAATGACTGCATAAATAAATTAGACCCTTCGTCTTCTCCGGAGGATGACCGGAGCATTCGGTATTCAGCCGAGATGCCTATCTTGCCTTGCGCTCCGACGCAGATGTCTTACAGTTTAATAACAAGTAAGAAAATGGTTGGTATTTTTGTGTCAGTTTGGGTTAGAAGAGAATTGGTGCCTCACGTTGGACATCTCAGAATTTCATCTGTAGGAAGAGGAATTATGGGTTGCCTTGGAAACAAa GGATGTATATCAGTGAGCCTAACATTACACAAAACTAGTCTGTGCTTCGTTTGTTGTCACTTGGCCTCGGGTGAGAAGGAAGGAGACGAACTAAGGAGAAATGCTGATGTAGCTGAGATTATCAGAAGCACACAGTTCCCCAAGATTTGCAAGAGCATCACTAATCCTCGAGCCCCGGAGAGAATTATCGATCATGA CCGGGTAATATGGCTTGGAGATTTGAATTATCGAGTAGCGTTGAGCTATGAGGAAACAAGAGTTCTTTTGGAGGATAATGAATGGGATAAATTGCTTGAGAAAGATCAG TTGAATATTGAGAGAGAAGCAGGGAGAGTATTTAATGGATTTACAGAAGGACGTATTTTATTTGCACCCACCTATAAGTATTCCAATAATTCCGACTCTTATGCCGGAGAAACTGTCAAATCCAGGAAGAAACGAAGAACACCAGCAtg GTGCGACCGGATACTATGGAAAGGAAAAGGAATCGAGCAGTTATCATATATAAGAAGCGAATCAAGATTTTCCGATCACCGACCGGTTTGCGCAGTGTTCGCAGTGGAAGTGGAAGCAAAGAACAGAAACTACAACAGGTTTAGAAAGGGGTATTCATGTGCTTCTCAAAAGATGGATTATGATGATTGCATTCCTCAAAGACATAGCTTTTATGGCGTCTAA
- the LOC126654886 gene encoding type I inositol polyphosphate 5-phosphatase 5 isoform X2 — translation MRNGKERGSSDELESDGDDIFFDFDRKITEKNQAFIDLYPNPMKKNGIKDRVTSPAIEGLNLCNFEQSMAPETEIKEFRIFVGTWNVGGKTPNSGLNLEDFLQVEGCADIYVCGFQEIVPLSAGNVLVIEDNEPAAKWLALINHALNKPRLDPDSPPNSRLLINHDNIKDTKPHKLFNRNSLKVLSKSLKVDSSLIKVCNCPVESPPRERHRLRKLNDCINKLDPSSSPEDDRSIRYSAEMPILPCAPTQMSYSLITSKKMVGIFVSVWVRRELVPHVGHLRISSVGRGIMGCLGNKGCISVSLTLHKTSLCFVCCHLASGEKEGDELRRNADVAEIIRSTQFPKICKSITNPRAPERIIDHDRVIWLGDLNYRVALSYEETRVLLEDNEWDKLLEKDQLNIEREAGRVFNGFTEGRILFAPTYKYSNNSDSYAGETVKSRKKRRTPAWCDRILWKGKGIEQLSYIRSESRFSDHRPVCAVFAVEVEAKNRNYNRFRKGYSCASQKMDYDDCIPQRHSFYGV, via the exons ATGCGAAATGGAAAGGAAAGGGGATCAAGTGATGAATTAGAGTCAGATGGTGATGATATATTTTTTG ATTTTGACAGGAAGATAACAGAAAAGAATCAAGCTTTTATAGATTTATATCCTAATCCTATGAAGAAAAATGGTATTAAAG ACAGAGTGACAAGTCCAGCAATTGAAGGGCTGAATTTATGTAACTTTGAGCAGTCTATGGCACCAGAAACAGAAATCAAAGAATTTAGGATATTTGTAGGAACATGGAATGTAGGAGGAAAGACTCCCAATTCTGGCCTCAATCTTGAAGATTTCTTGCAGGTTGAAGGCTGTGCAGATATTTATGTTTGCGG GTTTCAGGAAATCGTACCACTCAGTGCTGGAAATGTACTTGTGATTGAAGACAACGAACCAGCAGCAAAATGGCTAGCTCTGATAAACCATGCACTCAACAAGCCGCGGCTCGACCCCGATTCGCCACCCAATTCAAGACTCCTAATAAACCACGACAACATCAAAGACACAAAGCCACATAAACTCTTCAACAGAAATTCTCTGAAAGTCCTAAGCAAAAGCTTGAAAGTAGACAGCAGCCTTATAAAGGTATGCAATTGTCCTGTCGAATCGCCGCCTCGAGAGAGACACAGATTACGGAAGCTGAATGACTGCATAAATAAATTAGACCCTTCGTCTTCTCCGGAGGATGACCGGAGCATTCGGTATTCAGCCGAGATGCCTATCTTGCCTTGCGCTCCGACGCAGATGTCTTACAGTTTAATAACAAGTAAGAAAATGGTTGGTATTTTTGTGTCAGTTTGGGTTAGAAGAGAATTGGTGCCTCACGTTGGACATCTCAGAATTTCATCTGTAGGAAGAGGAATTATGGGTTGCCTTGGAAACAAa GGATGTATATCAGTGAGCCTAACATTACACAAAACTAGTCTGTGCTTCGTTTGTTGTCACTTGGCCTCGGGTGAGAAGGAAGGAGACGAACTAAGGAGAAATGCTGATGTAGCTGAGATTATCAGAAGCACACAGTTCCCCAAGATTTGCAAGAGCATCACTAATCCTCGAGCCCCGGAGAGAATTATCGATCATGA CCGGGTAATATGGCTTGGAGATTTGAATTATCGAGTAGCGTTGAGCTATGAGGAAACAAGAGTTCTTTTGGAGGATAATGAATGGGATAAATTGCTTGAGAAAGATCAG TTGAATATTGAGAGAGAAGCAGGGAGAGTATTTAATGGATTTACAGAAGGACGTATTTTATTTGCACCCACCTATAAGTATTCCAATAATTCCGACTCTTATGCCGGAGAAACTGTCAAATCCAGGAAGAAACGAAGAACACCAGCAtg GTGCGACCGGATACTATGGAAAGGAAAAGGAATCGAGCAGTTATCATATATAAGAAGCGAATCAAGATTTTCCGATCACCGACCGGTTTGCGCAGTGTTCGCAGTGGAAGTGGAAGCAAAGAACAGAAACTACAACAGGTTTAGAAAGGGGTATTCATGTGCTTCTCAAAAGATGGATTATGATGATTGCATTCCTCAAAGACATAGCTTTTATGGCGTCTAA